In one Crocinitomicaceae bacterium genomic region, the following are encoded:
- a CDS encoding RNA-binding S4 domain-containing protein encodes MRIDKFLWTVRLFKTRSQATDACKTNKVLVNSQVIKPAHDLKVGDIIQIKKNTAQFSYQVLAFTANRVGASLVPNYIKDTTPPSELEKYKTYQLAQREFRDFQTAKPSKSDRQKLRKFLDGSN; translated from the coding sequence ATGGACTGTGCGACTATTCAAAACGCGCAGCCAAGCGACAGATGCGTGTAAAACGAATAAAGTTTTAGTCAACAGTCAAGTCATCAAACCTGCTCATGATCTCAAAGTAGGTGACATAATTCAGATTAAAAAAAACACTGCGCAATTTTCTTATCAAGTTCTCGCATTCACTGCTAACAGGGTAGGTGCTTCACTTGTGCCCAATTATATTAAAGATACAACGCCGCCGAGTGAGTTGGAAAAATACAAAACCTATCAATTAGCACAGCGCGAATTCAGAGATTTTCAAACCGCCAAACCATCAAAATCAGATCGTCAGAAATTGAGGAAGTTTTTAGATGGTAGCAATTAA
- a CDS encoding type IX secretion system membrane protein PorP/SprF, translating to MKKIILTHLLLAGLATGFAQQEYTYTFFGDNTSFFNPAATGSTEYASLTGAFRKQWVGFDGSPTSGGVTYELPLKKYNMGVGGMVYQDHVGVTNQTNIAALYSYQVKLNENNRLAFGVNAGVDLVNTKYDRLTYWDTDDEVFTAGYVNLAVPHIGIGAYYYTKNAYAGISVPRIMSVNADQFNSANFQDAPSLMTHYYLTAGFKTELSDDFSLKTALLMKYVKNVKPQADISLMALYKNMIGLGLSYKSLGFVSTFVQYNYKEAVVFGYAFDFSTNPLQGYTKGCHEILLQYRFGLDPFDLKGKASID from the coding sequence ATGAAAAAGATCATTCTAACGCATTTACTTCTTGCCGGATTAGCAACAGGATTTGCACAACAAGAATACACGTACACATTTTTTGGGGACAATACCTCATTCTTTAACCCTGCGGCAACCGGCTCAACAGAGTATGCAAGTTTGACCGGCGCATTTAGAAAACAATGGGTAGGGTTTGACGGTTCACCAACAAGTGGTGGTGTAACGTATGAGTTACCACTCAAGAAATACAACATGGGGGTAGGTGGTATGGTGTATCAAGATCATGTTGGTGTAACGAATCAGACTAATATTGCTGCTTTATACAGTTATCAAGTGAAGTTGAATGAAAACAACAGGCTGGCATTTGGAGTGAACGCAGGTGTTGATTTGGTGAACACAAAATATGATCGGTTAACTTATTGGGATACCGATGATGAAGTTTTCACCGCAGGTTATGTGAATCTTGCCGTACCTCATATTGGTATAGGAGCGTATTATTATACAAAAAATGCATATGCCGGAATTTCGGTTCCACGCATCATGAGTGTCAATGCTGATCAATTTAACTCTGCTAATTTTCAAGATGCTCCTTCATTGATGACACACTATTATCTAACAGCAGGATTCAAAACTGAATTAAGTGATGATTTTTCATTGAAGACAGCCTTGTTGATGAAGTATGTGAAAAATGTTAAACCGCAGGCGGATATTTCACTCATGGCTTTATATAAAAACATGATTGGTTTGGGATTGTCATACAAGAGCCTTGGATTTGTTTCAACTTTTGTACAGTATAATTACAAAGAGGCAGTAGTGTTTGGTTATGCGTTTGATTTTTCAACAAATCCGCTGCAGGGCTATACCAAAGGATGTCATGAAATATTACTTCAATATCGTTTCGGACTTGACCCATTTGATTTGAAAGGAAAGGCGTCTATTGATTAA